The following proteins are encoded in a genomic region of Natrinema sp. DC36:
- a CDS encoding zinc-dependent metalloprotease, producing MNLYRSARAVAGASGDDAIDWRSAADAAKAATDPGSLELEPGEREAYARDVRDARAAVRSVSGVEFDVPETVEIQNRHHWIDANVATFERVMQTLETHTGAFPGVARTINTGTMTVLLSFLGRNVLGQYDPLLLADAPTDDHALYFVRPNILNAAAKLEVDADRFRRWIAFHEVTHAAEFGAAPWLSDHLEARMEDGIATLSEGSFDRDAFRDLDAAMTVVEGYAELLMDHAFDEEYEDLRRKLDERRQGRGPLQKLFRRLLGLGLKERQYERGKNFFEHVLAVRDLETASLVWEGPENLPSHDELDAPGTWIQRVDR from the coding sequence GTGAATCTCTATCGTAGCGCCCGGGCCGTCGCCGGGGCGTCCGGTGACGACGCGATCGACTGGCGGTCGGCCGCCGACGCCGCCAAGGCGGCGACCGATCCCGGCTCGCTCGAGCTCGAACCCGGCGAGCGCGAGGCGTACGCTCGCGACGTCCGGGACGCGCGGGCCGCCGTGCGGTCGGTTTCCGGCGTCGAGTTCGACGTGCCCGAGACCGTCGAGATCCAGAACCGCCACCACTGGATCGACGCGAACGTCGCCACCTTCGAGCGGGTCATGCAGACGCTCGAGACCCACACCGGCGCGTTCCCCGGCGTCGCCCGGACGATCAACACGGGGACGATGACCGTCCTGCTCTCCTTCCTCGGACGGAACGTCCTCGGGCAGTACGACCCCCTCCTGCTCGCCGATGCCCCCACGGACGACCACGCGCTGTACTTCGTCCGGCCGAACATCCTCAACGCCGCCGCGAAACTCGAGGTCGACGCCGACCGGTTCCGCCGCTGGATCGCCTTCCACGAGGTGACCCACGCCGCGGAGTTCGGGGCCGCACCGTGGCTCTCCGACCACCTCGAGGCCCGCATGGAAGACGGGATCGCGACGCTCTCGGAGGGATCGTTCGACCGGGACGCGTTCCGTGATCTCGACGCCGCGATGACCGTCGTCGAGGGCTACGCCGAACTCCTGATGGATCACGCGTTCGACGAGGAGTACGAGGACCTGCGGCGCAAGCTGGACGAGCGGCGACAGGGGCGGGGGCCGCTGCAGAAGCTCTTCCGTCGTCTGCTCGGCCTCGGCCTCAAGGAGCGCCAGTACGAGCGCGGCAAGAACTTCTTCGAGCACGTCCTCGCCGTTCGCGACCTCGAGACGGCGAGTCTCGTCTGGGAGGGTCCAGAGAACCTCCCGAGCCACGACGAGCTCGACGCGCCGGGGACGTGGATCCAGCGCGTCGATCGCTAG